Proteins from one Impatiens glandulifera chromosome 2, dImpGla2.1, whole genome shotgun sequence genomic window:
- the LOC124926702 gene encoding uncharacterized protein YuxK, whose amino-acid sequence MLRRFVGRTVNAAGDRTRAFSPPIESFRSSSSASHRFGIVAANSTSADVIGEDLFLEQAPPSTIASIPSLLQPRVVVYDGVCPLCHTGVKWVIRADKYKKIKFCCVQSKAAEPYMSACGVDREDVLRRFIFIEGLGVYHQGSTAALRVFSYLPFPYSTMSSMMIVPRPLRDAAYDYVAKRRYKWFGREKECMVLREQDLLDRFIDRDEILEKSRKKL is encoded by the exons ATGTTGAGAAGATTCGTTGGTCGGACGGTGAATGCGGCGGGAGACAGGACCAGAGCCTTCTCGCCGCCGATCGAATCGTTCCGATCATCTTCATCAGCTTCACATAGGTTTGGGATTGTGGCGGCGAATAGTACCTCCGCCGATGTTATTGGAGAGGATCTGTTTCTGGAACAAGCGCCTCCGTCCACCATAGCCTCCATTCCTTCTTTGCTTCAGCCTCGCGTCGTCGTTTATGATGGAGTTTGTCCTCTTTGCCATACAG GTGTAAAATGGGTGATTAGGGCAGACAAATACAAGAAGATAAAATTCTGTTGTGTTCAATCAAAGGCTGCTGAGCCATACATGAGTGCGTGTGGTGTTGACAGAGAGGATGTTCTTCGCCGTTTCATATTCATTGAAGGCCTGGGTGTATATCACCAAGGTTCTACTG CTGCATTGAGAGTATTTTCTTATCTGCCTTTCCCATACTCCACAATGAGCAGTATGATGATTGTTCCAAGACCATTGAGGGATGCGGCCTATGATTATGTAGCCAAGAGGCGTTACAAGTGGTTTGGAAGGGAGAAAGAATGTATGGTTCTACGAGAACAGGACTTGCTTGATCGATTCATAGATAGGGATGAAATCTTGGAGAAAAGTAGGAAGAAATTGTGA